The sequence TGATTTTCATAATGCTTTAATGAGTACACGTGATCCAAGCGATGAGTTTATTCAAAATACTTTAAAACTATTAAATATTGATCATATAAGAGTAAAAGACGCTCTAAAAGATCCTAGAATAGAAAAAGAATTAACAGCAACTTTAAATTTAGCTCAACAACTTGGCATCAGAGGAACTCCAGCTTTCATTATTGGTGAAGAAATGATCCCGGGTGCTATTGATTCTGAAGCAATGAGTGGGTTAATTAAATCTGCGAGAGAAAAATCTAAAGAAAAGAAATAATCATGTTACGCTCTGTTATTTATTCTATAATTATTTTATTCACCAGCGTTGTATGTGCAGCAGCACCATCCAACGCTGGTAATGATCTTTATAATCCTGGACCATATGATTTTGTTTCTGGGAGTTCTGAAGCTCCTGTTAAGATACTAGAGTATTATTCTTTAACTTGTCCTCATTGTGAAAACTTCCATACCAATGTTTTTCCTAGATTAAAAAAGGAGTATATTGATACGGGTAAAGTGATGTGGATTAAGCGTAGTTACATGACGGATAAATCTTCAGAAGCTGGAACTTTATTACTAAACTGTATTGATAAATCAAGATATGAAGCATTTTTGAATATATTATTGACAAAACAAGCAAGCTGGGCTTATCAAACAGATTTTTTAGATAAACTAAGAAATATAGCAGGGTTGGGTGGAATGAATGCAGAAAAGTTTGATGTATGCATGAATAATAAAAATCTTGAATCGGCTTTGCGTAGACTTGACCATAGGTCCAAAAAATTCCTGAAAATAAAAGGAACCCCTGTTTTCTATATTAATAAAAAGA is a genomic window of Rickettsiales bacterium containing:
- a CDS encoding DsbA family protein, producing MLRSVIYSIIILFTSVVCAAAPSNAGNDLYNPGPYDFVSGSSEAPVKILEYYSLTCPHCENFHTNVFPRLKKEYIDTGKVMWIKRSYMTDKSSEAGTLLLNCIDKSRYEAFLNILLTKQASWAYQTDFLDKLRNIAGLGGMNAEKFDVCMNNKNLESALRRLDHRSKKFLKIKGTPVFYINKKKVDVYSYKSFATLIDKTLNSIDNN